The following DNA comes from cyanobiont of Ornithocercus magnificus.
CCCTAAGTCCACGAGAGCGTGATGTGCTCCGCTTGCGCTACGGACTCGATGATGGGCGAATGAAAACCCTTGAGGAGATCGGTCAAATCTTCGATGTCACCCGCGAACGGATCCGCCAGATTGAGGCCAAAGCACTAAGAAAACTACGTCACCCTAACCGTAATGGCGTGCTCAAGGAATATATCAAATAACTGATTTAAGTCATCGAATCTAGTTCAGGTTAGCCGCGGCCCTCGCTCTCACATTCAATACTGTCCGTAAACTCCTGAAAGGCTTGTTTAAGGCGTTCCACAGGGGTCAATGGTGGAGGGCATTCCTGGCAAGTGAGGGTTGCGTAATTACGGAGCAGATCAGGTTGAGGATCCATGATTGATGCAACAGCTGACTTGGATACGACAAGATTTTGCTGAGGAGTTACGTCTAGCAGAAACGGCTCAAGTCTCCACAAATACTCTGGGATACCATTGTTATCTTGACGCCGACCTTGATGACGGCGAATCACACACTGTGGCCTAATCAGTTGATAGGCAGGATCACCATCCCAGTCCGTTGTAGTGCGGAGGCGAGAAAGCAGCAAAATGCCACTATTTAGCAGCAGCAACTTGATTCTACCCTCTGCCAACAGAGGTAGGAATGGCTGCTGGGATTCCCCCAACTGGTCCCGAGGAGGAGACGCTGGAATGTCAGAACCACCAACACCGCGAACTACCGGACCGGGCATGAGAAAATCGTGACTGTTGAGAATCGTATCGGTCAAGCAGGCTTTGAGACGAGATCGTCATTAAGGCCTGCGGAGAGGCAAAGTACTTCCATAGATTTAGAGTCTAAGGTTAATGATCGGTGTCTAGCTAACGTGAAAAAACGTGTGCATTAGTATAGTTAGTAGTAAAGAGGATTGCAAAGATTATGGGTAGACGTGTACCCCTACATACACTATAGGAGAGCAGGAAAAATGTAAATAGACGCTGCAGGTACTTATCGTAAGAAGCACCAGAAAGCATTTTCTCATGGCAAGGTCATAACTGCAAGTCTCTCAACTGGTAAGCAGACCAACCACAAACAATTACTGGCTGGCTGCTTAATGTAAGCAAGCTAATTCCCTTTCACTATGCTGTCTACTACTTTGCGCATTGCCTCCCGGCGGAGTCAGCTAGCTATGGTGCAAACAAACTGGGTCAAAACCAGACTGGAAAAGGCATATCCCGGTCTTTCAGTCACAGTTGAGGCTATGGCTACCCAAGGAGACAAGATTCTTGATGTAGCGCTAGCTACGATTGGAGATAAGGGACTATTTACTAAGGAGCTAGAAACTCAGATGCTACTAGGCCAGGCTGAGATCGCGGTACATTCACTCAAGGATTTGCCCACCAATTTGCCTGCAGGCCTGGTACTTGGTTGTATTACGGAGCGGGAAGATCCTGCCGATGCCTTGGTAGTGAGTGAGAGTTTGCATGACTATCGCTTAGAGACACTACCTGAGGGAACAGTGATTGGCACTAGCTCACTACGAAGGCTAGCGCAACTGCGTCACCACTACCCCCACTTGTCATTTAAGGATGTGCGCGGCAATGTGCTAACTCGTCTCGAGAAATTGGATTCTGGTTACTATGACTGCTTAGTCTTAGCAGCAGCAGGACTAAGTCGACTCGGATTTGGAGACCGAATTCATCAGCTTATTCCTGCAGAGATCTCTCTACATGCAGTAGGTCAAGGCGCACTCGGAATTGAATGTGTTGCTGATAAACCAGAGATATTGCAGCTGATTCAGACACTTGAGCATACTCCCACAGCACAATGCTGTTTAGCAGAGCGTGCTTTGTTACGTGAATTAGAGGGAGGTTGCCAAGTACCAATTGGTGTAAACAGCCGCCTTGATGGAGAACAGATGACTCTTATTGGCATGGTTTCTACCCTAGACGGCAGCAGGCTGGTTCGCGATCAAGACAGTGCACCTGCCGCTCAAGCCGAGGAGCTTGGTCGGAGTCTAGCAGCTTGTCTCAAATCTCAGGGTGCTGGCGAGATTCTTAGGGAGATTTCCTCATTACAGCTATAAAATCTATACATGGTTAGCGATAGTAAGGGCTAAAGCTAGTACACATCCCAAGCTTTGTGAGTAGTCTTAGTTAGCTGAGAGAATTTAGCCGGGGTTCGTTACCTAACACCACATGACTATGGGTTCAGATCTTTAGTCCACTAGTTTTGGGTCAATCTCCTTTATGTAACGGGCTTCACAAGCTTTGATGACTTTCACTGCTGCATCTACGCCAAAGAAGCCAGCTACACGACAAGTACCAGGCTTCTTTAGATCTTTGTAATGTTCCCAATAGTACTGGGTTGCCTGTGTCCAGTGGTTTCCTAATTGCTCATAACTAGTGATATGATCCACACGTTTATCATCAGCAAGTACAGATATGATCTTGTCATCCACTTCGCCACCATCTTCAAAATTCATGATGCCGATAATGCGTACTTCAGCAACAGAGCCAGGGATCAGAGGTTCCGTGACACCAACAATTTCAATGTCTAGAGGATCATTATCCTCATCCCAAGTACGAGGTATGCAACCATAGGCGAAAGGGTAGGCCAGTGAAGAGTAGCCAACTCGGTCTAGCTTCAGGTGACCGGTCTCGATAATGAGCTCGTACTTATTGATTGTGCTTGAATTTAGCTCCACAATTGTGTTTAGCCGTCGCTTCTGCTCATCTGCAAACGCGGGAAGAATATGCACTAGATTGGGCATACTCCGGCTAGGGGCTTGATCCAGGTTAGCCATTTAGAAACATAGCAGTACAATCATCCTACGGGTCTGGCTTCATTCCGTTAGCCTCAAGTCAACTAGTTAAGACTTGGCTTAAGGAGCGGTCTCATAACTCAACTATCAGGGAAAATTTATCTAAATATGCTGATGATTCCTAAACTCCACTAACCTATTTAGTTGTAGACTTCGCCGTTAGGGCTTGTCTGTCGGCAAGCGCAAAGTTCTTCAAGGTTAGCCCGGCCAGTAACACGCAAGCGTTGCCCAGCCCAAAGTGCATAAATCTGGTTAGCAATGGTGCTGATTATAGGCCACTTTGTCGGCGCATAAAGCCACCCTAAACCAACCAGGCGGTATGCCTCGCGAAACACAGCAATATCACGTAGCAAGCGGCCATCATGCCGGATAGCGTGTATCCTAGTCATAGCTTCTCGATAAGTAATTCCTCCGCTAGAACTAGGGTCATAATTAGGCTCATTGATATCGGTAAAAGCAAGGTGGCCAGCATGATTGCGCTGTTGTAAGAAGTGGATCTCACGTAGACAAAGTGGGCAGCCACCATCGTAAAGAATGGTCAGTTCCGGAGTAGTTGAGGGCATCATGTAGATGTAGACACTGTGTTAAGACTTACTTGGCTATTGGCTATAGTACTACAAGTGTAATTATAGCTAGAAATAATGCAAGCCTACCTCAAATACCAACATCAGCTTCAAACTCTAAAATATGCCCGCAGATACTTCTAATGACTCAACTTGCCAATTGCATGCATTGCAATCTGGCGTCTGCGCGGCTGCGATCGATGCTCCCAAAGATAAACAGACTGCCAAGCGCCTAGAAGAAGTCGCCCTTCATGTAGGCTGAGGCTAAGAGCCGCAGTTGTTAAAGCAGTCTTGATATGAGCCGGCATATCATCAGGCCCTTCTTCATTGTGCTGGTAGGTTAAACATGCTCCCTTATTGTTTGGCAAGGCAAAGCCATTTTCTGGAACGAGTGCACTAAAAAACGCGGAAAGGTCTTGTAAGACACGGGGGTCTGCATTTTCATTGACTGTGAGACTGGCACTTGTATGTAAACAGGTGAGATGGAGTATCCCAAGATCTATACCAGTTGATCTAAGCCAGTCGTCGATGTTAGGGGTGATATCAGTAAGCCCCTTACCGCTAGTCTGGATTTCCAGTATCTTAAGCTGTTGATACGAAGTAGATATGGGCATAATTGCCCGGCGACTAGTGTATGGTCTAGCAAAGGTGGTTGTACTAGGTCGCTAAGGCCGGTGAGATTGCCGATTGTAATGAAAGCACACCCTGAAACTTAGATCACACTATGCCACGTTTGCTGAACGAATCTGAACTCCGGCAACTTACGGCTATGCTCCCAGCGTGGACAATTGAGGACAATCGGCTAAAACGTGAGTGGTGCTTTAAAGACTTCAGCGAGGCTTTTGCTTTTATGACGCGGGTCGCGATGCTAGCAGAAACGATGCAGCATCATCCTGATTGGTGTAATGTCTACAACCGCGTGATGATCGAGCTAACTAACCATGATCTAGGTGGCCTAAGTGACCGTGATCGCGACCTTGCCTGCAGCATTGACGTCTTGTAAATCTCAGGCACGACGCTAAGCTAAATGTCTTCCCGCAGATAATGACCGCCACCCAACAATTTGCTACCACTATTCCCGTCACAATCTTGGCAGGTTTTCTTGGTGCTGGGAAGACCACACTGCTCAATTACATTCTCAGTTGTCAGAAAGACATGAGAACAGCAGTAGTAGTAAATGAGTTCGGCGAAATCGGTATTGACAACGAGCTAGTTATCAGTGCTAGCGAGGATATGGTTGAACTTAGTAACGGCTGCATCTGCTGCTCAATCAATGGTGAACTACTTAACGTAATAGAGCGCATTCTCAATCGCCCTGATCGTATCAATTACCTTATAGTAGAGACAACTGGACTAGCTGACCCTCTGCCTGTAGCAATGACATTTCTTGGTAGTAGGCTACGAGATCTTACACGACTCGATTCAATTGTCACGGTTGTAGATGCTGAGAATTTTGGCCCTAGGGTTCTTGATAGCGAAGTAGGTCGTGCACAAATCATTTATAGCGACTTGCTGCTGCTTAACAAGTGTGACCTGGTATCAAAAGAGCGTCTACAGATAGTAGAAAAGCATTTGCATGAGTTGAAGACTAATGCCCGAATTCTTTATAGTATACGTGGCAAAGTACCAATGCCGCTATTGCTTAGCGTTGGCTTATTTGAAAGCGACCGAGTGATCAAAGATGACCATGACATATATAGACAGCGCCATGTTCACCAAGACCATGATCATAAACATATAACTATCACCAAACCTAAACATGAGGAAATTGATGGCTACACCTCTCTATCTTTCCAGAGTAGTCGCCCCTTTGCACTGCGTAAGTTTCAGAATTTTCTCGACAATCAGCTACCATCTGATGTCTTCCGCGCCAAGGGTATTCTTTGGTTCTATGAGAGCGAGCGTCGCCACATCTTTCATTTAGCGGGAAAGCGTTTCTCAATTGAAGATAGTGATTGGAGAAGTATACGCAAGAATGAGATCGTGCTAATAGGCTGTCACCTAGACCACATAACTCTGCAGCATCAGCTACAAGCATGCGTTGCTAGTGATGTAGGAGAACGTCCTAATTGAAGAAATGCACCATCTAAGCTGGTTAAGTATATACTATGTTTAATGTTTAATGTGGAT
Coding sequences within:
- a CDS encoding secondary thiamine-phosphate synthase enzyme, encoding MPISTSYQQLKILEIQTSGKGLTDITPNIDDWLRSTGIDLGILHLTCLHTSASLTVNENADPRVLQDLSAFFSALVPENGFALPNNKGACLTYQHNEEGPDDMPAHIKTALTTAALSLSLHEGRLLLGAWQSVYLWEHRSQPRRRQIAMHAIGKLSH
- a CDS encoding GTP-binding protein encodes the protein MTATQQFATTIPVTILAGFLGAGKTTLLNYILSCQKDMRTAVVVNEFGEIGIDNELVISASEDMVELSNGCICCSINGELLNVIERILNRPDRINYLIVETTGLADPLPVAMTFLGSRLRDLTRLDSIVTVVDAENFGPRVLDSEVGRAQIIYSDLLLLNKCDLVSKERLQIVEKHLHELKTNARILYSIRGKVPMPLLLSVGLFESDRVIKDDHDIYRQRHVHQDHDHKHITITKPKHEEIDGYTSLSFQSSRPFALRKFQNFLDNQLPSDVFRAKGILWFYESERRHIFHLAGKRFSIEDSDWRSIRKNEIVLIGCHLDHITLQHQLQACVASDVGERPN
- a CDS encoding hydroxymethylbilane synthase codes for the protein MLSTTLRIASRRSQLAMVQTNWVKTRLEKAYPGLSVTVEAMATQGDKILDVALATIGDKGLFTKELETQMLLGQAEIAVHSLKDLPTNLPAGLVLGCITEREDPADALVVSESLHDYRLETLPEGTVIGTSSLRRLAQLRHHYPHLSFKDVRGNVLTRLEKLDSGYYDCLVLAAAGLSRLGFGDRIHQLIPAEISLHAVGQGALGIECVADKPEILQLIQTLEHTPTAQCCLAERALLRELEGGCQVPIGVNSRLDGEQMTLIGMVSTLDGSRLVRDQDSAPAAQAEELGRSLAACLKSQGAGEILREISSLQL
- a CDS encoding inorganic pyrophosphatase; protein product: MANLDQAPSRSMPNLVHILPAFADEQKRRLNTIVELNSSTINKYELIIETGHLKLDRVGYSSLAYPFAYGCIPRTWDEDNDPLDIEIVGVTEPLIPGSVAEVRIIGIMNFEDGGEVDDKIISVLADDKRVDHITSYEQLGNHWTQATQYYWEHYKDLKKPGTCRVAGFFGVDAAVKVIKACEARYIKEIDPKLVD
- a CDS encoding 4a-hydroxytetrahydrobiopterin dehydratase — encoded protein: MPRLLNESELRQLTAMLPAWTIEDNRLKREWCFKDFSEAFAFMTRVAMLAETMQHHPDWCNVYNRVMIELTNHDLGGLSDRDRDLACSIDVL